A genomic stretch from Halalkalibacillus sediminis includes:
- a CDS encoding TIGR00341 family protein: MGILGLQMVETYVPKEFYDKVVLELKQFSRQGAWKENKLEERVWIRMVISDEDVEEVLNFLEKISREHESFETILYPVTSYFSSQTLEEAEEKVEEESEESSDEEEGKKLLRASRQELIHMIDDKSTLTMNYTLLIIFSAVVATAGFIKDSEAVVIGAMVIAPLISPAISMSFASILGDLKRLGRASFTLLIGFIIIFSIAIIFGLFFGESTLTNQYISRTRVSLADIFLALASGAAGALSILNRLSGNLVGVMVAVALLPPSVTFGLSIGQRHWDDTYGSFLLITTNVTCILLSAIIIFLMSGIQPKRWKEEPIANVSRIFSIVITSAMFIALFIVVVFGLELK; encoded by the coding sequence GTGGGTATTTTGGGACTACAAATGGTGGAGACATATGTGCCGAAAGAATTTTACGATAAAGTTGTTCTAGAGTTGAAACAGTTTTCTCGGCAAGGGGCTTGGAAGGAAAATAAGCTAGAAGAAAGAGTCTGGATTCGCATGGTCATCTCTGATGAGGACGTGGAAGAAGTGCTTAATTTTCTAGAGAAGATCTCACGTGAACATGAAAGTTTTGAGACGATTCTCTATCCAGTAACTAGTTATTTTTCTTCTCAAACTTTAGAGGAAGCAGAAGAAAAAGTTGAAGAAGAGTCAGAGGAATCGAGTGACGAGGAAGAGGGTAAGAAACTGTTAAGGGCAAGCCGCCAAGAGTTGATTCATATGATCGATGATAAAAGCACTTTAACGATGAATTACACGCTTTTAATTATATTCTCTGCAGTAGTAGCAACAGCTGGTTTTATTAAAGACAGTGAAGCTGTCGTTATCGGCGCAATGGTTATTGCCCCTTTAATCAGCCCAGCAATATCCATGTCATTCGCATCTATATTAGGGGATCTGAAGCGGTTAGGTCGAGCTTCATTCACATTGTTAATAGGTTTTATCATCATATTTTCAATTGCCATTATTTTTGGGCTCTTTTTTGGAGAAAGTACATTGACTAATCAATATATATCAAGGACGAGAGTATCTCTTGCAGATATATTTTTAGCATTAGCTTCAGGAGCGGCTGGAGCTTTGTCCATATTGAATAGATTATCTGGTAACCTTGTCGGCGTTATGGTAGCAGTCGCCTTACTTCCACCATCTGTAACTTTTGGGCTATCCATCGGACAGAGGCATTGGGACGACACTTATGGTTCCTTTTTGCTGATCACAACCAACGTAACTTGTATTTTACTTAGTGCAATCATCATTTTCCTAATGAGTGGTATACAGCCAAAACGCTGGAAAGAAGAGCCTATAGCTAATGTCTCTAGAATATTTTCGATCGTTATAACATCCGCTATGTTCATCGCATTATTCATCGTAGTTGTATTCGGGTTAGAGTTAAAATGA